Below is a genomic region from Anoplolepis gracilipes chromosome 1, ASM4749672v1, whole genome shotgun sequence.
CAGCATCAAATACAGCATTTAAAAATGGAGAGACGTATACGTGGGAATTTGAGATTAATGAAACACCGCCTAGTGCTAGAACTTTGCTTACCAAGGGTTACACACAGGATGAAATTAATTCGTATTCAGGTATATTATCacgttgaaatatataatatattatacgtccATGTAAagctattaattttctatatgatattaatttaggAGCAACTGTATCAACACGTGGGCGTTTTATGACGGAACAAGAAAAACTACGTTGTCCAAATGAGAGACCATTGTACCTATATATACAGGGACATACAAGACATAATGTCGATTGTatgtattctatataattttcttttttttttttttaattttaaaattgataaaagtgcatctttgtaataaatgttttatttaacagtggcgatacaaaaaattaatgaaattattaagacAGAACATCAAAGTTCTTTAAATAGACCGAGCAGATTTACAAATGCTCCACCACCTCTCATGAGTTTGCATTCCGGAATTACAACTGTGGTAAATAATATctgcattttacattttaataacgaacataacttttttttttatataacaatgatAACTACTAACAACTaacatttacaaattattaggAAAAAATTTGCGTCGGTATTGAGAATGCACCACAAGGTTTTGATTTACGCGGGCGAATATTAGGTGCTGGTGATGCAAATTTAGTTTACATTAGAGGTGAAACTGGAGCAAGTGTAACTTTAAGAGGTAGAGGATCTCAGTTTATCGATCCAGTCTTAGGAGGAGAATCTCCAGAACCTCTTCATTTGTATATAGAGTAAGAATTTCTGGGATTTTaagcattttaataataaaatagagataagCTATTGATGATATTATTCCTGTTTAGACATCCAAAACCGGAAGCATTGCAAAATGCAAAACAATTTGCTATTAACTTAATACAGACAATACAGTCTGAATTACAGACCTATATTCAACAACAGCCACCACCAGTACAACCTCAGCAAGTTATAGAACAATCACAAATAccacaaagtatatatttaattgcctttaattttcaaaattacaataattgtacataaattttgtaataatatttttctggtTATGTAGCTCAATTCCAAACGATGAACATTGGGACTTTAGGTCAACCAAATGTGGTTGCAATACAACATCaaggtaaaatatataagttatatattatatattagtacttttacgaaaaatatatgtatattttttaataattaattagagtcTTATTTGGCAGATATTATACAACATCCACAAAGTAATGTTGTAACATTGCCCGCAACAATTCTTACGGCTACCGTAGCTGGTACTCCGGGACCTGGCGTATCAGTTCCTCCTCCAGGAGTTCATATACCATCTCATACTGGACCATTAGTTCCACCTTCACAAGCTCAGGTACGCGCGATTAAACTTGAAttagacattttattatagtataaaattgcttggaaaaattaaattctctaaCGTAAATGAATATTCTGATTAAAGGAAATACAAACTTTTAtgccaccaccaccacctgTTGGGCAAGTACAATTAATCGGTCCTCCATCGACAGTAAGTCAAGTTCAATATCAGATACATCCTGGTCAGTCACTACAAATCCAAGGAATTCAACCAGGATCGCAATCTTCGCCACAGCCTATGGCTCAAATGTACGTCATGAGTCAACCACCGCCGCAGAATCCTGCGCAGCAAAGCTTCATAACGAGTAGTAACGCGCCAGTGAGTGGGGCAGTATCGTACGTCTGCACGCAACCGAACATGCAAAGGCCCGCTACGCCATCCCAGGGAATTATAGAAACTGttaatgtcaatttgcaaCAGCCTCCTCCCGCAGCGCCGCTCAACATTACGCAGCAACCACCACCGCCGTTATTGCATCTTCATTTTCCGCCGCCGAACTTTCCGCCGAATCAACCACCGCCTCCTGTACCACAAACCTATCAGATACAGTATCAACAAGTACAAGCGCCCGTGTCGCAGTCGCAAACCCAGTTTGTTTTACAACCTGGCGAGCATATCGTCCCGCCTCAGCTGCAACAGAATCACGAGCAGTCTCAAGCTGTCGCCCAACACATAATACCTCCGCAATTCGAAGGTCACGCGCCACCGTTTCACTTACAAGTACCTCCTCCGCCATCTGCACAAACTTTTCTAGTTCCTAACGCCCAATCGCCCCAACATCATTCGCaacctcctcttcctcctgcCGGTGAGATTCAGCATCAGCAAGAAGGCCCAGTGGAACAGGGACCGTTGCCGCAGCCAGTACCACCTCCGCAAATAGTACCGCCACCGTCGATCAGCCAGATGCCGAATTCTATGAATATTCTTACCAGTGTACCACCGCCGACGCAACCGCCTCCACCACAGAACGCTCCCTGGCTCTATCAAGCTCAGCAACCGCAACAAATGCCACAATCACAAGGACAGTTGCAGGTTAAACATTTTGTCTTGTATTTTCATCGTTTATTGTACACAATTAGTGCtctagtattaatattaagtaatttagTAATAACAAAAAGAGGAATTGATCAGTTTGGTTTCTGAGAGAAACTCATACAAttggacctcttatcctacgataaaaaattctttcatgctacgaccgcgaaaggggaattatactccccactctcaaatttttgtcgtaggatcagaggtttaaggggaagattccgaactgaaaatgtcgtaggataagaggtccgactgtatatgaAAAGGATATCATACataacatatatgatatattgtatatattttttaaaattatttatagatgcaAATGCCACCACAGAATATACCTCTTCATAACGTACCGCCACCGCAAGCTCAAATACAATATCATCCTCAGCACATACAATATCAGAACGGTCATATACCGGCGCAAGTACATTATACGATGCAACCTCCACATCAGCAATTCGAGCAGAAGCCTGATTCACCGGAACAGCAAAAATCGCACGGAGTAAAAAGAAGATTTTCAGATGTTGAAGGAGGACAGGTAAAGTATTGTCtgcaacaaatatattcatatctcAAATCAAACTACGTGATTATATgaacgattattattatatttatataatgatctcttaaatatatgttacaggaaccaccaCCGTCATACCAATGCGCTCCGTTACCTGCGCAACGTCATGGCACAGGGTAAGTcgaagagaatatatataattattcttattaatacagaaagagaaagagagagagagagagagagagagagagagggagagaatgAGATAtagtgtataaattaatataaaattgataaagttaCATTATATACTCCTTGTATACATGCAAATCatgtctatatgtatataatataaggagtatataatttaatgtgtaactttagagtaataaaaattttatatgtgtaattgTGTATCTCTTGGTAGAGAAGAAACTTATATGCTTGAATAAAGCAAATTTACCAAGAgtgaacaattaaaaaaaatcaatactattatatactattataggaaaaattgaaaatgttcAGTACAGAATACTAGCCTAAACGTGCAATAAGTTTAATCGAGGAggattaaaactttataaaaagaaaatataaagaaaattaatcttattgacagaaaaaattaatgaagaaaCAATTGCTTCAGACTGCTTATGCTTcatttatagtaaatgtttataaattattatagaattagacatgaagaaaatgtaagctatgtacgatataatatataaactatgtGCTGTATTCTTACAGAAACCTGCTTTTTGCATTATCTAATGAGATATTGCAATAGTATTAAAAGcgcaaaagaataaaaatctaatcaggtttataagatttttgtaatagatattttttatattttgattgataTATCTGTAGACAGATATATATGCTATATTTcttcacaaaatttttatactacagataataattatagataagatTCATTGGTTTGATTGGTTGGTAAGATACAGATATATCCCTATTGGTAAATTATTTGCAGTTTTTGAAAATAGTTTAACTTAAAATGGAAAGTACAAACTTTTTGCTTGTTATAAATCTTCAGCCATTTCGTAATTACGGATATATCTTGCTCTTCcacacaaaatattattttttttctttggattggataataatatatagatttactttttttttaatagaacaattttattatctttgcaaaaatataatgcagAGGTAATAAACTCTCTTGCATTTTCCTCATGTTATCCATGATTCTGTAACATTGGAATCACTAAATACAGCTTTTGCTAGAAtcactaattattatatgttctcTTAGTGTAAGTAGTAAGCCAAAAGAGATGTATGGAGATGAATGCAacaataattactattttgcGGAAAAAAGCACAGGagctaaaataattgatagatTATCTAAATGTATGTTGTAATGTCTTGTGACATTACAATTATGTTCCTAAGAACATTTTAACGTAAGTTTTGACATGATTAACTGTGATCTGGTAAAACCAGGTATTTTCCACATTTCAGAAGTATCCGAAGGTGTGCATCAGGTGATTTTTTGTCTTAAATGCTTGAAATGTTTCTGTACAATCGTTAATTTGGAATTAATAATTCGCACCTGCATTGTTTAAGCAGAGAAGGTGATCGACAACAGCAAGTCTTACATGGTCCATCATCCATTCCTGCGGGTCTGCCACATGGAGATCGAAACAAGATGCTAATGCCACCTCCACATCCAGGTCTGTAACTAAGAGTATTTAGCTTGAAAAAATGCTGGATATCTtttgaaaatcataaaaaatgcaatatataaaataaatttatatattaataaaaaaaatatttaaaccaACAGGAAGGTTGTATTCTTGAGGAATATTCAAGTCTTTTAACCGTCTGAATCACATTCCGGATTTCTTCTTGAATACAACTTTGTTGttgataatgatattttttatcatgtacATAATCATGATGTGCTCATATGGATGTAATTTGGAAACAATTtgcaataatcatttattttcgaagtaaagtatattttatataggtatCTAGCATTGTTTTCTTAATACTCTTAGATCATAgtgtattattaatgtaaataatattttgtgttaagcgcataatatatataatctttctttcatcttttaattttcgtcTTAGCAAACTGcttttttatgcatttgttAAGGATACTTGCAGAGAAGGACATCCAGAAATAACATTGGATTATTACACTCTGACACTGCATAGTGTGCTTTGGGGACATATACAGTActggccaaaaatatatcatctttaggatttttgagcataaatttaatttaatttacttacttacaaaattaattttttttattattaaaattaagtttttatattatttaatgaaaaatattttatttggtaagttgtatttactatcaaaacatatattatgatattataaatatccatgcACTTTGaattatactcaaaaatactaaaggtgatatatttttggccggtactgtaattatctttaaatttatttattattattattttagatcaaataaaaaagcattgtATTACACAATCGTGAAAGTGCTTCaagtatttgattttaatgctttttttataatgtcttttttaataaatgcattttcagATGTGCAAGTGTAACTTGTGATTTCCCATTTCACAGTGTTTGTTTATCCAGTATTAATAATGCTTTTACTGTTATTAGGATTctgttaagaaatatatattacatatatatttttaatattactattttaagtTCAATATCTTTAA
It encodes:
- the LOC140664851 gene encoding uncharacterized protein isoform X1, which encodes MAKGKIKGSDSNNKIAASNTAFKNGETYTWEFEINETPPSARTLLTKGYTQDEINSYSGATVSTRGRFMTEQEKLRCPNERPLYLYIQGHTRHNVDLAIQKINEIIKTEHQSSLNRPSRFTNAPPPLMSLHSGITTVEKICVGIENAPQGFDLRGRILGAGDANLVYIRGETGASVTLRGRGSQFIDPVLGGESPEPLHLYIEHPKPEALQNAKQFAINLIQTIQSELQTYIQQQPPPVQPQQVIEQSQIPQTQFQTMNIGTLGQPNVVAIQHQESYLADIIQHPQSNVVTLPATILTATVAGTPGPGVSVPPPGVHIPSHTGPLVPPSQAQEIQTFMPPPPPVGQVQLIGPPSTVSQVQYQIHPGQSLQIQGIQPGSQSSPQPMAQMYVMSQPPPQNPAQQSFITSSNAPVSGAVSYVCTQPNMQRPATPSQGIIETVNVNLQQPPPAAPLNITQQPPPPLLHLHFPPPNFPPNQPPPPVPQTYQIQYQQVQAPVSQSQTQFVLQPGEHIVPPQLQQNHEQSQAVAQHIIPPQFEGHAPPFHLQVPPPPSAQTFLVPNAQSPQHHSQPPLPPAGEIQHQQEGPVEQGPLPQPVPPPQIVPPPSISQMPNSMNILTSVPPPTQPPPPQNAPWLYQAQQPQQMPQSQGQLQMQMPPQNIPLHNVPPPQAQIQYHPQHIQYQNGHIPAQVHYTMQPPHQQFEQKPDSPEQQKSHGVKRRFSDVEGGQEPPPSYQCAPLPAQRHGTGEGDRQQQVLHGPSSIPAGLPHGDRNKMLMPPPHPGEKRNLDQKPAGLSSGNEQNVMTESGNILVGNGPPLPPPPSPQAPWQNHHMRVPWGRPPPIPREGEPAVCPGLPPINMPPPQIRPRGPVDGNRSPTQSAALEQQLNIEYNQMPPYTTKPPPYNAHPLMQSICNPPPPPPPHHQQPRLQHPSQAVQHYQVPISQTYQPPTSCPPWMN
- the LOC140664851 gene encoding uncharacterized protein isoform X4 translates to MAKGKIKGSDSNNKIAASNTAFKNGETYTWEFEINETPPSARTLLTKGYTQDEINSYSGATVSTRGRFMTEQEKLRCPNERPLYLYIQGHTRHNVDLAIQKINEIIKTEHQSSLNRPSRFTNAPPPLMSLHSGITTVEKICVGIENAPQGFDLRGRILGAGDANLVYIRGETGASVTLRGRGSQFIDPVLGGESPEPLHLYIEHPKPEALQNAKQFAINLIQTIQSELQTYIQQQPPPVQPQQVIEQSQIPQTQFQTMNIGTLGQPNVVAIQHQESYLADIIQHPQSNVVTLPATILTATVAGTPGPGVSVPPPGVHIPSHTGPLVPPSQAQEIQTFMPPPPPVGQVQLIGPPSTVSQVQYQIHPGQSLQIQGIQPGSQSSPQPMAQMYVMSQPPPQNPAQQSFITSSNAPVSGAVSYVCTQPNMQRPATPSQGIIETVNVNLQQPPPAAPLNITQQPPPPLLHLHFPPPNFPPNQPPPPVPQTYQIQYQQVQAPVSQSQTQFVLQPGEHIVPPQLQQNHEQSQAVAQHIIPPQFEGHAPPFHLQVPPPPSAQTFLVPNAQSPQHHSQPPLPPAGEIQHQQEGPVEQGPLPQPVPPPQIVPPPSISQMPNSMNILTSVPPPTQPPPPQNAPWLYQAQQPQQMPQSQGQLQMQMPPQNIPLHNVPPPQAQIQYHPQHIQYQNGHIPAQVHYTMQPPHQQFEQKPDSPEQQKSHGVKRRFSDVEGGQEPPPSYQCAPLPAQRHGTGEGDRQQQVLHGPSSIPAGLPHGDRNKMLMPPPHPGEKRNLDQKPAGLSSGNEQNVMTESGNILVGNGPPLPPPPSPQAPWQNHHMRVPWGRPPPIPREGEPAVCPGLPPINMPPPQIRPRGRGAAVLRSR
- the LOC140664851 gene encoding uncharacterized protein isoform X3, producing the protein MAKGKIKGSDSNNKIAASNTAFKNGETYTWEFEINETPPSARTLLTKGYTQDEINSYSGATVSTRGRFMTEQEKLRCPNERPLYLYIQGHTRHNVDLAIQKINEIIKTEHQSSLNRPSRFTNAPPPLMSLHSGITTVEKICVGIENAPQGFDLRGRILGAGDANLVYIRGETGASVTLRGRGSQFIDPVLGGESPEPLHLYIEHPKPEALQNAKQFAINLIQTIQSELQTYIQQQPPPVQPQQVIEQSQIPQTQFQTMNIGTLGQPNVVAIQHQESYLADIIQHPQSNVVTLPATILTATVAGTPGPGVSVPPPGVHIPSHTGPLVPPSQAQEIQTFMPPPPPVGQVQLIGPPSTVSQVQYQIHPGQSLQIQGIQPGSQSSPQPMAQMYVMSQPPPQNPAQQSFITSSNAPVSGAVSYVCTQPNMQRPATPSQGIIETVNVNLQQPPPAAPLNITQQPPPPLLHLHFPPPNFPPNQPPPPVPQTYQIQYQQVQAPVSQSQTQFVLQPGEHIVPPQLQQNHEQSQAVAQHIIPPQFEGHAPPFHLQVPPPPSAQTFLVPNAQSPQHHSQPPLPPAGEIQHQQEGPVEQGPLPQPVPPPQIVPPPSISQMPNSMNILTSVPPPTQPPPPQNAPWLYQAQQPQQMPQSQGQLQMQMPPQNIPLHNVPPPQAQIQYHPQHIQYQNGHIPAQVHYTMQPPHQQFEQKPDSPEQQKSHGVKRRFSDVEGGQEPPPSYQCAPLPAQRHGTGEGDRQQQVLHGPSSIPAGLPHGDRNKMLMPPPHPGNEQNVMTESGNILVGNGPPLPPPPSPQAPWQNHHMRVPWGRPPPIPREGEPAVCPGLPPINMPPPQIRPRGPVDGNRSPTQSAALEQQLNIEYNQMPPYTTKPPPYNAHPLMQSICNPPPPPPPHHQQPRLQHPSQAVQHYQVPISQTYQPPTSCPPWMN
- the LOC140664851 gene encoding uncharacterized protein isoform X2 — encoded protein: MAKGKIKGSDSNNKIAASNTAFKNGETYTWEFEINETPPSARTLLTKGYTQDEINSYSGATVSTRGRFMTEQEKLRCPNERPLYLYIQGHTRHNVDLAIQKINEIIKTEHQSSLNRPSRFTNAPPPLMSLHSGITTVEKICVGIENAPQGFDLRGRILGAGDANLVYIRGETGASVTLRGRGSQFIDPVLGGESPEPLHLYIEHPKPEALQNAKQFAINLIQTIQSELQTYIQQQPPPVQPQQVIEQSQIPQTQFQTMNIGTLGQPNVVAIQHQDIIQHPQSNVVTLPATILTATVAGTPGPGVSVPPPGVHIPSHTGPLVPPSQAQEIQTFMPPPPPVGQVQLIGPPSTVSQVQYQIHPGQSLQIQGIQPGSQSSPQPMAQMYVMSQPPPQNPAQQSFITSSNAPVSGAVSYVCTQPNMQRPATPSQGIIETVNVNLQQPPPAAPLNITQQPPPPLLHLHFPPPNFPPNQPPPPVPQTYQIQYQQVQAPVSQSQTQFVLQPGEHIVPPQLQQNHEQSQAVAQHIIPPQFEGHAPPFHLQVPPPPSAQTFLVPNAQSPQHHSQPPLPPAGEIQHQQEGPVEQGPLPQPVPPPQIVPPPSISQMPNSMNILTSVPPPTQPPPPQNAPWLYQAQQPQQMPQSQGQLQMQMPPQNIPLHNVPPPQAQIQYHPQHIQYQNGHIPAQVHYTMQPPHQQFEQKPDSPEQQKSHGVKRRFSDVEGGQEPPPSYQCAPLPAQRHGTGEGDRQQQVLHGPSSIPAGLPHGDRNKMLMPPPHPGEKRNLDQKPAGLSSGNEQNVMTESGNILVGNGPPLPPPPSPQAPWQNHHMRVPWGRPPPIPREGEPAVCPGLPPINMPPPQIRPRGPVDGNRSPTQSAALEQQLNIEYNQMPPYTTKPPPYNAHPLMQSICNPPPPPPPHHQQPRLQHPSQAVQHYQVPISQTYQPPTSCPPWMN